The proteins below are encoded in one region of Desulfovibrio sp. X2:
- a CDS encoding XRE family transcriptional regulator, whose translation MAKKEHVGSSLDDFLNEEGVQAEVTARALKRVLAWQISQAMQREGLTRAGLAARMGTSRASLNRLLDPANASVTLATMGKAAAALGKRLQVELVD comes from the coding sequence ATGGCGAAGAAGGAACACGTCGGATCGTCTCTGGATGACTTCCTGAACGAGGAGGGCGTGCAGGCCGAGGTTACGGCCCGCGCGCTCAAGCGCGTCCTGGCCTGGCAGATCAGCCAGGCCATGCAGCGCGAGGGGCTGACCCGCGCGGGCCTCGCCGCCCGCATGGGCACCAGCCGCGCCTCCCTCAACCGCCTCCTGGACCCCGCCAACGCCTCCGTCACGCTCGCCACCATGGGCAAGGCGGCTGCGGCGCTGGGGAAGAGGTTGCAGGTGGAGTTGGTGGATTGA